Genomic window (Candidatus Hydrogenedentota bacterium):
CATTGCCGGCCCCGCCTCGCGTCCCGGGTTCCGGCACATCGGGCACATCCAGAGGCGTGTCCGTCAGGAACACCTTGAGATACTCATCGCCCAGCGGGGGCTCGACGACCACCTCGTAGTCCGCGTCCGGCGGCGGAAAGACAACCGTGGCGCCCGCGGCTATCTTCCGCGCGGGCGCATAGGCATTTGGCAGAAGAACGTCTATGCCGCCCTGGCAGTCCACGTTAATCAGCGTGAGATATCCTTCGCGGCGCGCGGTAATCTCGTACACGATGCGGTCGCCGTTGCCGAGGTTGTCCATGGCCCCGGCCAGCGTGACCGAGACGCCCGCGCCGGAGTCGGCGCTGCGCAGGCGCAGCAGATTGTTGACCAGATATATGCGGCGCAACTCCCCGACGATGGGCGCGAGCGACGCGGCGTCCAGGACCGCCAATTCCTGGCGCAGGCTGGTTTCGCCGCCGGGCAGCAGCACGCCGACTACGGTGTTGCCGCCCCCGTCAGGGTCCTTGCCATGGTAGACGCTCACTTCCGCGGCGTCGCGCGATTCGGCTATGCGCACGAAAGGCTGCTGCCGGATTGCTCCCGCGACGGCCGCCTGAGCCTCATCGTCCTCAGACGGTTTGCCGAAAAAGGCGCTGTGCGGGGCCACGTAGACCGCCAGAGGCCGGACTGCTTCGGCCGTTTCCACGGCCGCCGGCGGGGACGGAGGCGTGTTCTCGCCGGGCGTCTCGCCGGGGCCGGAAGCCGTTTGCAGCACGGGTTGTGTCAGGGCTTTGGTATCGCCTTCGATTTGGGGATGTTGGTCCAATCTCGTAATGTCGGTGCAATTCGCCAAGTACTCGCCCAGTTCCCCGTATGTCAGCGTATGTCCGGAGCCGCTGGTGTTTTCGAGGATGCGCCAGAGGTTGGCAGTGAAGACACCGTGATGCCGTTGCCCTTCCGGCATGTCCACGAGCAGGTCCTTGGCCTTTTCATCCGACCGGCACGCGGCCAGAAGCACCGTTTGAGTAGCTTGTGCCCGGTCAATCACGTCGCGACAACCCGACACCACCAGGGGCAGACTTCGTGTGACCACCGGGCGTTCCTGCCGGAGCAATTGAACTGGGTCATCCTTTTGCTGCAACTCGCTGAATGACACGTAGCGCGCATTGCCAAGTGAACGAATGCCGGTGCCGGAGAAACAGCTATCGAGGACGACGACAAATTGCCGGTCGCCAAGTTGGTCGGCAAGTTCGCCCAGCAGGTCGTCCCGGATGAGGTTTATGAGCCCACCGGAGCTTGCCTGCACATCATAGGGAACGATGGCTTCATCGCGGCCGTCGTCCTCGTCGCCATTGTCATCAGGAACCTGCGTGCCGTGGCCGCTGAAATGGAAAACCACGAGGTCGCCCGGCTTCGTTCCCGCGATGAGATGAGCCCGGAAAGCCTCGACTATAGCCGCGGCGGTTGCTTGCGTATCCAACAGGCGCCGCATGTTCGCGGAAGGGAAGCCAAAACGGCGCGTCAACAGCTTTTCCATTAAGGCAACGTCGTTGACGCAGCCATTCAGCGGATTGCATTGCGGGTACGCATTGATACCCACGAGCAGGGCATACTTCTCGCCCGCGGCCGCAAACCCAAAGAGCATGCCCGCGGCAAGCAATACCACGGCTCTTCGCTGTAAGCGCATGGTTACCGTCCTTGCCTTGATTCTTGGATGCTCAGTCGTGGTGGAGCACGATGCCGGCCTTCAGGTATGCGGAGGCGTCCGGCGCGGTGAACGTGAACTTCGTTTCTTTTTCCGAGGCCTGCGAACTGAGGTTGCCGCCGAGCGCGGCGTCTTCCGTCAGTTGCGCCAGCGCCGCCTGCACCCGGTCCGAAGCAACGGGGCTTTCGCTGAACAGCTGTTCCAGCGCTTCGATACGGTTCTTGCTCAGAAAGACCGTAACGTTCTCGGCACCCGGGGTGTCGCTGAAGCGCAGCCAGCTGTCCGGGCCTTCCGGGGGCACGCGCAGGGTCTCGCCCGCCTTGACCATGTTATTCGTCAACCCCGCCGCACGGTTGGGGAACAGCAGGTCGAAATTGCCCGAACTGCCGCGGTTGACCACGTAGCAGAACCCTTCCTGCGCGGGCATGAAAACAAGCCGGAACCGGCTGTTCTGGTCGCCGTGGAAGTAATCGGGACCGACGGTCTGTCCCGGCGGCCCGTGTTCCGGTTCCACCGCGATGCCGAGTTCAAGCATCGTGGCCGCGTCGTTTCCGGTGTCCGCGGCCGGGGCTTGTGTTGGTTCCGCGGGTTGCGGCTGCGGCTCCGGTTGCGGCTGAACGCAGCCGGACACGGCCGCAAGCGTCAAAAGCGCCATCGCCCACAACAGTCTATGATTTGAAGTCATGGCCAAACTCCTTCCTTCGATGGTTCCATCCGCTCATTTCTCGTGCCGGAGCGTGAGATGATGCACCAGCACCGGCGTTTGAGTCACGACATAGGCCTGGGGCGGCTCGTCGCCGTAGTCCCAGCCGTCCATGCCCGCTTCCTCATAATAGACTTTCGCGGCGCCGCCGGCGGAAGCCTTTCCGGTATACTGCGTGACCACCTGCCAGCCCGACTCGTCCAGGAACCCGCCTTCCGCGGGCACGAGGCTTGCCAGCTCCGCAATAGGCTCCGGAGAGAGGAAGAGATACAGTTCCTCGTCGCCGGCGGCTTTGTCGAAGCGCCACCAGCCGCGCGAGGCGCCCGTGGGCGGCGGCACGGAGATGCGGCGGTACTGGCGCACGCTGTTGGCGCCGTTGTTGATGCGCGGGTCGGGAAACAGGC
Coding sequences:
- a CDS encoding caspase family protein; the protein is MRLQRRAVVLLAAGMLFGFAAAGEKYALLVGINAYPQCNPLNGCVNDVALMEKLLTRRFGFPSANMRRLLDTQATAAAIVEAFRAHLIAGTKPGDLVVFHFSGHGTQVPDDNGDEDDGRDEAIVPYDVQASSGGLINLIRDDLLGELADQLGDRQFVVVLDSCFSGTGIRSLGNARYVSFSELQQKDDPVQLLRQERPVVTRSLPLVVSGCRDVIDRAQATQTVLLAACRSDEKAKDLLVDMPEGQRHHGVFTANLWRILENTSGSGHTLTYGELGEYLANCTDITRLDQHPQIEGDTKALTQPVLQTASGPGETPGENTPPSPPAAVETAEAVRPLAVYVAPHSAFFGKPSEDDEAQAAVAGAIRQQPFVRIAESRDAAEVSVYHGKDPDGGGNTVVGVLLPGGETSLRQELAVLDAASLAPIVGELRRIYLVNNLLRLRSADSGAGVSVTLAGAMDNLGNGDRIVYEITARREGYLTLINVDCQGGIDVLLPNAYAPARKIAAGATVVFPPPDADYEVVVEPPLGDEYLKVFLTDTPLDVPDVPEPGTRGGAGN
- a CDS encoding DUF4384 domain-containing protein, with translation MTSNHRLLWAMALLTLAAVSGCVQPQPEPQPQPAEPTQAPAADTGNDAATMLELGIAVEPEHGPPGQTVGPDYFHGDQNSRFRLVFMPAQEGFCYVVNRGSSGNFDLLFPNRAAGLTNNMVKAGETLRVPPEGPDSWLRFSDTPGAENVTVFLSKNRIEALEQLFSESPVASDRVQAALAQLTEDAALGGNLSSQASEKETKFTFTAPDASAYLKAGIVLHHD